A section of the Ignavibacteriales bacterium genome encodes:
- a CDS encoding MCE family protein, protein MEKSKFIKLGFFVIAGLAAFIFAIFYIGNQQNLFGDNIIVYSDFKTVSGLGEGASVRYSGIDVGTVESVNITGVDKVTVGLRVKSSVTKFIKKDSQVIIASDGLVGNKIVQISQGTVSAKDIEDGDFLPSQEPVEINDVIENLNASSKHAEEIAQDIADIVDKVNQGKGTLGQLINNESLYNNVDSLMNSYASITGKINNIITKVSGTIDQVSTEFTTFSTSLRNITGDIEDITNKLNSSQSLVGTLLTDTAFANDIKGIIENTNATTYNLEQGSLGFYQNMEALKHNFLFKGYFEDLGYWDMNDFEQKMELKESMLRQREFEVEQKEKQLKELENALNKIKDKINQETEGVDSTKKK, encoded by the coding sequence ATGGAAAAGTCAAAGTTTATCAAACTCGGATTCTTTGTGATCGCAGGATTAGCCGCATTTATATTTGCTATATTTTATATCGGAAACCAGCAGAACCTATTCGGTGATAATATTATTGTGTATTCCGATTTTAAAACTGTAAGCGGACTCGGTGAAGGTGCAAGTGTCAGATATTCAGGTATTGACGTTGGAACCGTCGAAAGCGTTAACATAACGGGGGTTGATAAAGTTACCGTAGGTCTTCGTGTAAAAAGCAGTGTTACAAAGTTCATCAAAAAAGATTCACAGGTTATTATCGCCTCGGACGGTTTGGTCGGAAACAAAATAGTGCAGATATCACAGGGAACAGTGAGTGCAAAGGATATTGAAGACGGTGACTTCCTCCCATCACAGGAACCCGTTGAGATCAATGACGTTATTGAGAACCTGAATGCATCATCCAAACATGCTGAGGAGATTGCACAAGATATTGCTGATATCGTCGACAAAGTAAATCAGGGTAAGGGAACTCTTGGACAGCTTATCAATAACGAAAGTCTCTATAACAATGTTGATTCGCTTATGAATAGTTATGCTTCAATAACAGGTAAGATTAATAATATTATTACCAAAGTCTCGGGAACGATCGACCAGGTTTCAACGGAATTTACAACGTTCTCTACCAGCCTTAGAAATATTACTGGTGATATAGAGGACATAACAAATAAACTTAATTCAAGCCAGAGTCTTGTTGGTACTTTATTGACCGATACCGCTTTTGCTAATGATATAAAGGGCATTATAGAAAATACAAATGCCACTACTTATAATCTCGAACAGGGATCGCTAGGCTTTTACCAAAATATGGAAGCTCTTAAACATAATTTCCTTTTCAAAGGATACTTTGAAGACCTGGGCTACTGGGACATGAATGATTTTGAACAAAAAATGGAATTGAAGGAATCGATGCTCAGACAAAGGGAATTTGAAGTAGAGCAAAAGGAAAAGCAATTAAAAGAGCTCGAAAACGCACTAAATAAAATTAAAGATAAGATAAATCAGGAAACAGAAGGTGTTGATAGCACTAAAAAGAAGTAA
- a CDS encoding glycosyltransferase family 39 protein gives MKIDKGKILILLGFLFTLYLRVNLIENKNMWFDEIYSWNTSLYGIAGIIKAAAGDIHPPLFYIVLKGWTAIFSDSVFAMRSLSVFFSILSLVFIYRISKDILKDDVKVFAIIILYALSPVNIHYAQEVRMFMMNTFLCLGSVYFFMILLQSRSKRASILFVLFSVFAIYTHYFAFLVILTEGLIVLYRQIRAKSDFTLLKTFAPLFIIILLSYIPWFSEFFGQVSKGQSWRTPQDFSSLTLNTFAFFREIFFSYFIYYKSASIYHISNYVTLSLVIIYCILFVIMIKRKEIIGDTAVVTTFFAIPMIIAVIISYKNSLLLSRYISIIIPFFIMSYVIFALSLKNKKISYTIITFFILVSAVGTKFEYEMDFKNNDYRQIIQYLEKNYHDGDYVVVEPHYMGWSIKYLNKREETNLPAPIIIDYSLKGIVDSLNNNKSIENLWLVLDYSSLGRDGYDNIVSSMNAIGFDMKQEETFIVIPEKVMIYYFVRR, from the coding sequence TTGAAAATAGACAAAGGTAAAATACTCATACTGCTGGGTTTCCTATTTACCTTATACCTGCGGGTAAATCTGATCGAGAACAAGAACATGTGGTTCGATGAGATATACTCATGGAATACATCCCTGTACGGCATTGCCGGAATAATAAAAGCAGCAGCCGGCGATATACACCCTCCCCTTTTTTATATTGTCCTTAAGGGCTGGACAGCCATTTTTTCTGATTCTGTTTTTGCAATGCGGTCCCTGTCAGTATTCTTTAGCATTCTGAGCCTGGTATTTATATATAGAATTTCTAAGGACATTTTAAAAGATGACGTGAAAGTATTTGCAATAATTATTCTTTATGCATTATCCCCTGTCAATATTCACTACGCTCAGGAAGTACGCATGTTCATGATGAATACTTTCCTTTGTCTTGGCTCCGTTTACTTTTTCATGATTTTACTTCAAAGTAGAAGCAAGCGGGCAAGCATCCTTTTTGTACTTTTCTCTGTATTTGCAATTTACACACATTACTTTGCTTTTCTGGTTATTTTAACAGAGGGATTGATAGTATTATACCGACAGATCAGAGCAAAAAGCGATTTCACGTTATTAAAAACCTTTGCTCCTCTTTTTATAATAATCCTCCTATCTTATATACCATGGTTTTCGGAGTTCTTTGGACAGGTGTCTAAAGGACAATCCTGGAGAACCCCGCAGGACTTTTCATCACTTACATTGAATACTTTCGCATTCTTTCGTGAGATATTCTTCAGCTACTTCATTTATTATAAGTCTGCATCTATCTATCATATTTCTAATTATGTTACGCTTTCTCTCGTAATTATTTACTGCATACTATTCGTAATCATGATAAAAAGAAAAGAGATTATAGGTGATACTGCTGTCGTTACCACATTTTTTGCAATACCTATGATCATTGCGGTCATTATCTCTTATAAGAACAGTCTTCTGTTATCACGATATATCAGTATCATTATCCCCTTCTTTATTATGTCCTATGTGATATTTGCACTATCACTCAAAAATAAAAAGATATCATATACTATTATAACATTTTTTATACTGGTCAGTGCGGTAGGTACTAAGTTCGAGTATGAAATGGACTTTAAAAACAACGATTACAGGCAGATCATTCAATATCTGGAGAAGAATTATCACGACGGTGATTATGTTGTTGTTGAGCCTCACTACATGGGTTGGTCTATCAAATATCTCAATAAAAGAGAAGAAACCAACCTCCCCGCTCCGATTATAATTGACTACAGCCTTAAAGGTATCGTAGATTCCTTAAATAATAACAAAAGCATTGAAAATTTATGGCTGGTATTGGATTACAGCTCGCTTGGAAGGGATGGATATGACAACATTGTATCCTCGATGAATGCGATCGGCTTCGATATGAAGCAGGAAGAGACATTTATTGTAATTCCGGAGAAAGTAATGATATATTACTTCGTAAGAAGGTAA
- a CDS encoding acyl carrier protein, whose product MSNAEIEAKVKQAIVDKLGVEESKVTPEASFINDLGADSLDTVELVMKFEEEFDIKIPDEDAESIQTVGDAVSYIENKLSSGDGA is encoded by the coding sequence ATGTCAAATGCTGAAATAGAAGCTAAAGTCAAACAGGCAATTGTCGATAAATTGGGTGTAGAAGAATCAAAAGTAACACCTGAAGCTTCTTTCATCAATGATCTCGGGGCTGATTCATTGGATACAGTTGAGCTGGTTATGAAATTTGAAGAAGAATTTGATATTAAGATTCCTGACGAAGATGCTGAATCAATTCAAACCGTCGGTGATGCTGTTAGTTATATTGAAAACAAATTATCCAGCGGTGACGGTGCTTAA
- a CDS encoding methionine adenosyltransferase — translation MSYFFTSESVSEGHPDKVSDQISDAVLDDILTHDPDGRVACETFCATGMVVVGGEITTTHYVDIPHIVRQVVSDIGYSKGEYRFDFNSISVLSCINKQSPDIAMGVDTGGAGDQGIMFGYANNETDVFMPMPIYYAHKLVQKLADIRKHHHDVMPYLRPDSKSQVTVEYDDNAKPKRVDAVVISTQHDDDVSQETIREDVIEKVIKRVIPEHLLDDETKFHINPTGKFVIGGPHGDTGLTGRKIIVDTYGGRAPHGGGAFSGKDPSKVDRSATYAARHIAKNIVAAGLADECLLQFSYAIGVAEPVSVYAYTHGTGKLPDKELARIVKNEIDMTPKGIIERLQLKRPIYRKTSNYGHFGRDDADFTWEKLDLKDNLTNAIK, via the coding sequence ATGTCGTATTTTTTTACATCGGAATCTGTAAGTGAAGGACATCCCGATAAAGTAAGTGACCAGATATCGGATGCGGTGCTGGATGATATTCTTACCCATGATCCGGATGGAAGAGTAGCGTGTGAAACTTTTTGCGCAACGGGAATGGTGGTAGTTGGCGGTGAAATTACTACAACACACTACGTTGATATTCCCCACATTGTAAGACAGGTCGTTAGTGATATTGGTTACTCAAAAGGAGAATACAGGTTTGATTTCAACTCGATTAGCGTATTGTCGTGCATAAATAAACAGTCTCCCGATATTGCAATGGGAGTAGATACAGGTGGCGCCGGTGACCAGGGAATAATGTTCGGTTACGCTAATAATGAAACGGACGTATTTATGCCAATGCCGATATATTACGCTCATAAACTTGTGCAGAAGCTTGCTGACATAAGGAAACATCACCACGACGTTATGCCTTATCTCAGACCGGATTCTAAATCACAGGTGACAGTCGAGTATGATGACAATGCTAAGCCAAAACGAGTTGATGCGGTTGTTATTTCCACTCAGCACGATGATGACGTATCACAGGAAACTATCCGTGAAGATGTTATTGAAAAAGTAATAAAGAGGGTTATTCCTGAACATCTGCTTGATGATGAAACAAAATTCCACATTAATCCGACCGGAAAATTCGTCATTGGTGGTCCGCACGGTGATACGGGACTAACAGGCAGAAAGATAATTGTTGATACATACGGCGGTAGAGCTCCTCATGGAGGCGGAGCATTCTCAGGAAAAGATCCATCCAAAGTGGACAGGAGCGCGACCTACGCAGCGAGACATATTGCTAAAAATATTGTTGCAGCCGGGCTTGCTGACGAATGCTTGTTACAGTTCTCATATGCAATTGGAGTAGCTGAACCTGTATCGGTTTACGCTTATACACACGGCACAGGTAAACTTCCCGATAAAGAACTTGCGCGCATCGTTAAGAATGAAATCGATATGACCCCAAAAGGGATCATCGAAAGATTGCAGTTAAAGAGACCTATTTACAGAAAGACTTCGAACTATGGACACTTCGGAAGAGACGATGCTGATTTCACTTGGGAAAAATTAGATCTGAAAGATAATCTTACGAACGCTATTAAATAG
- the purL gene encoding phosphoribosylformylglycinamidine synthase subunit PurL: MSYPEVNLELAKELGLQEDEYQRILDLLGRTPTYTELGIFSVMWSEHCSYKNSIKQLKTLPREGGKLLVGAGEENAGLIDIGDGLAVAFKIESHNHPSAVEPYQGAATGVGGILRDIFTMGARPIAALNSLRFGKILPNGNSSEKEIDRTKYLFSHVVKGIGDYGNCFGVPTVSGEVYFEQCYQDNPLVNAMAVGIVKHNQTATATAMGTGNPVFIVGSSTGKDGIHGATFASEEISEKSESKRPSVQVGDPFTEKLLVEATLEAIQSGVVVGIQDMGAAGITCSTSEMSAKGKCGMKIDLDNVPLRDETMTAYEIMLSESQERMLVVVEKGKEKEAIDIFEKWDLNCLQIGEVIDEDRVKVYHRGELEADVPADALVLGGGAPVYTREQKEPEYLKDTRSFDPNTISEPSDYNDTLLKLLTSPNIANKTWVYKQYDYEVRTNTVIVPGGDASVVRIKGTNKGLAMKVDCNSKFVYLNPYMGGITAVSECARNVVCTGGKPLGITNCLNFGNPYDPEVYYQFAEAIRGIGDACRKFDTPVTGGNVSFYNESQDFAVYPTPTIGIIGLIEDINKMMTSNFKKEGDVILLIGKQNCNEIGGSEYLNFIHHKVTGDSPQIDLDEEKALQDCTLELIEKGLINSAHDTSEGGIAVALTEACIMDKKNLLGCNVRIDFANRKDFELFGEAQSRIIITADKDKIDEIISICENNGVPVKEIGTVTGKDIKINDDISISTDEASQKYYKMFDELMQN; encoded by the coding sequence ATGAGCTACCCTGAAGTCAATCTCGAACTTGCAAAAGAGTTAGGTCTGCAGGAAGATGAATACCAAAGAATACTTGATTTACTGGGCAGGACACCTACATATACAGAGCTGGGAATTTTCTCGGTGATGTGGAGTGAGCACTGCTCCTATAAAAACTCCATAAAACAGCTTAAGACCCTTCCACGTGAAGGAGGAAAGCTTCTTGTCGGCGCAGGTGAAGAAAATGCCGGACTGATCGATATTGGAGACGGTCTTGCTGTTGCTTTTAAAATTGAATCGCATAATCACCCGTCCGCAGTCGAACCTTACCAGGGCGCCGCAACCGGAGTTGGCGGAATACTCAGAGATATATTTACTATGGGTGCCCGTCCGATCGCAGCTTTGAATTCTTTGCGCTTCGGTAAGATACTACCTAATGGAAATTCAAGCGAGAAAGAAATAGACAGAACAAAATATTTGTTCAGCCATGTTGTTAAAGGTATTGGTGACTATGGAAATTGCTTCGGTGTACCTACGGTAAGCGGTGAAGTTTATTTCGAGCAATGCTACCAGGATAATCCCCTCGTTAACGCCATGGCAGTAGGTATCGTTAAGCATAATCAGACTGCTACCGCAACAGCAATGGGTACAGGCAACCCCGTCTTTATTGTTGGTTCATCAACAGGAAAGGACGGTATACACGGCGCAACCTTCGCTTCCGAGGAAATATCGGAAAAATCTGAATCGAAAAGACCGAGCGTACAGGTTGGCGATCCTTTTACAGAGAAACTTCTCGTCGAAGCCACACTAGAAGCAATACAATCAGGTGTAGTTGTTGGAATACAGGATATGGGCGCAGCGGGGATTACCTGCTCAACCAGCGAAATGAGCGCAAAAGGAAAATGCGGAATGAAGATCGACCTCGATAACGTACCCTTGAGAGATGAAACCATGACAGCTTACGAAATAATGCTCTCCGAATCACAGGAAAGAATGCTTGTTGTTGTAGAAAAAGGAAAAGAGAAAGAAGCTATCGATATTTTTGAAAAATGGGATCTTAACTGCTTGCAGATAGGTGAAGTAATCGATGAGGACAGGGTAAAGGTTTACCATCGAGGAGAGCTCGAAGCGGATGTACCAGCTGATGCCCTCGTGCTTGGTGGAGGAGCCCCGGTTTATACACGCGAACAAAAGGAACCGGAGTATCTTAAAGATACACGCTCCTTCGATCCAAACACTATTTCTGAACCTTCCGACTACAACGATACTTTACTTAAGCTTCTCACATCACCTAATATCGCAAACAAGACTTGGGTTTACAAACAATACGATTATGAAGTCAGAACAAACACTGTTATCGTCCCGGGTGGAGACGCTTCCGTGGTAAGAATAAAGGGAACGAACAAGGGTCTCGCGATGAAAGTTGATTGCAACAGTAAATTTGTCTATCTGAATCCCTACATGGGTGGTATTACTGCAGTCAGTGAGTGCGCCCGAAACGTTGTCTGCACCGGCGGGAAACCCCTCGGCATTACGAACTGTCTCAACTTCGGCAATCCTTACGATCCGGAAGTGTATTACCAGTTTGCGGAAGCAATACGGGGCATTGGTGACGCATGTCGCAAATTTGACACACCTGTTACCGGTGGTAATGTAAGTTTTTATAACGAGTCGCAGGATTTTGCAGTGTACCCTACTCCGACAATTGGTATAATAGGTTTGATAGAAGATATTAATAAAATGATGACGAGTAATTTCAAAAAAGAAGGTGATGTGATTCTATTAATTGGAAAACAAAATTGTAATGAGATCGGTGGAAGTGAGTACCTTAACTTCATACACCATAAAGTTACCGGTGATTCACCTCAAATTGATCTGGATGAAGAAAAGGCTCTGCAGGACTGCACACTTGAACTAATTGAGAAAGGACTAATAAATTCCGCACATGATACATCCGAAGGCGGTATTGCAGTTGCTCTGACTGAAGCCTGCATAATGGATAAGAAGAATCTTTTAGGATGTAATGTCAGAATTGACTTTGCAAACAGAAAGGATTTTGAACTTTTTGGTGAAGCCCAAAGCAGGATAATAATTACTGCCGACAAAGATAAAATCGACGAGATAATTTCTATTTGTGAAAATAACGGCGTTCCTGTAAAAGAAATCGGCACCGTAACTGGAAAAGATATTAAGATCAACGATGATATATCTATTAGCACAGACGAGGCTTCACAGAAGTATTACAAAATGTTTGACGAGCTAATGCAAAACTAA
- a CDS encoding EI24 domain-containing protein → MRDFFFGFFYPIRSLGFFFKQPKIILYSIVPIILNLVIYGTIFFFTYRWLYGISEDITGAGTGDPNVIQVMFHALLSVIFFIVLLFICYLLFITLGGLVNAPFEDRISRAVEKIITNTNYETNLGFWKENFLSIKAEFFKQLFNICIIVPIFFLNFVPAVGTVLSSILGITFSFFFNALDYLDYPMTRRFYKLRQKLSVVNSGGLLSYGFGAMAFLMMFLPIINVFFKPVLVVAGTSLFYEKKYFDQIKNFHK, encoded by the coding sequence ATGAGAGATTTCTTCTTCGGGTTCTTTTACCCGATAAGAAGTTTGGGTTTTTTCTTTAAGCAACCAAAGATAATACTATATTCAATAGTCCCGATCATACTTAATCTGGTAATTTACGGGACTATTTTTTTCTTTACATACCGCTGGCTATACGGAATATCCGAGGATATTACCGGGGCAGGTACCGGCGACCCGAATGTGATCCAGGTTATGTTTCATGCTCTGTTATCGGTGATATTTTTTATCGTACTTTTATTCATCTGCTACCTTCTATTTATTACACTTGGCGGTTTGGTAAATGCGCCCTTTGAAGACCGGATATCGAGAGCAGTTGAAAAGATCATTACGAATACAAACTACGAAACTAACCTTGGATTCTGGAAGGAAAATTTCTTAAGTATTAAAGCAGAGTTTTTTAAACAGCTTTTTAATATTTGTATAATAGTACCTATCTTCTTTTTAAATTTCGTTCCGGCGGTTGGAACGGTTCTATCAAGCATTCTCGGAATCACATTCTCGTTCTTTTTTAACGCGCTTGATTATCTTGACTATCCAATGACACGAAGGTTTTATAAGCTGAGGCAGAAGCTTTCCGTCGTAAATTCCGGCGGATTGCTCTCATATGGATTTGGCGCTATGGCATTTCTGATGATGTTTTTGCCGATAATAAACGTATTCTTTAAACCTGTACTGGTTGTAGCCGGTACTTCCCTTTTCTACGAAAAGAAATATTTCGATCAAATTAAAAATTTTCATAAGTGA
- a CDS encoding ABC transporter permease: protein MVLFGFRFFYELIKPPYETKEFLRQCFEIGYKSIGLTSITGFIIGLTLTLQSIPTLADFGAESLVPSMVALAVILEIGPVITSLIFAGKVGSSIGAELGSMKVTEQIDAMEISGTNPYNYLVVTRVAATTIMLPLLVIYADTIALMGGFIAVNTLAGGMSFQVFIQSSLSSVDFSDLLPSVIKTFFFGFAVGVIGCYEGYNADRGTESVGIAANTAVVISSLAIIIIDMINVQITSILL, encoded by the coding sequence ATGGTGCTGTTCGGGTTCAGATTCTTTTATGAACTTATCAAGCCCCCTTACGAAACAAAAGAATTCCTTCGTCAATGCTTTGAGATAGGATATAAATCTATCGGATTAACAAGTATAACCGGTTTCATCATAGGGTTAACATTAACTCTACAATCTATTCCTACCCTGGCAGATTTCGGAGCAGAGTCGCTTGTTCCTTCTATGGTAGCACTCGCTGTGATATTGGAGATCGGACCGGTGATCACATCTCTGATTTTTGCCGGTAAGGTGGGCTCGAGTATAGGTGCGGAACTTGGCTCCATGAAAGTTACTGAGCAGATAGACGCTATGGAAATATCCGGAACGAATCCCTATAACTATCTCGTCGTTACTCGTGTAGCAGCCACCACAATAATGCTTCCCCTTCTGGTGATATATGCTGATACTATTGCCCTTATGGGAGGATTTATCGCGGTTAATACATTGGCTGGCGGAATGTCGTTTCAGGTTTTCATACAGTCATCACTGTCCAGCGTAGATTTCTCGGACCTTTTACCATCTGTCATAAAGACATTCTTTTTTGGTTTTGCTGTTGGTGTAATAGGATGCTACGAAGGATATAATGCGGATCGCGGAACAGAAAGCGTTGGAATCGCGGCAAATACTGCTGTTGTCATTTCGTCACTGGCTATTATTATAATAGATATGATTAATGTTCAGATAACCTCAATACTACTATGA
- a CDS encoding ATP-binding cassette domain-containing protein — MTDKLDQNDKDLKLAPPDPVDPKKLTKENSILFLEDIQKSFGSKQVLKDIHLAVKKKETISILGKSGTGKSVILKCIIGLLKPDFGEVYAFQEEITGMNRSQLEKVRQRMGFLFQGGALYDSMTVRENLKFPLERQPDKISEAEMEEKAENVLREVSLLDAIDKMPSELSGGMLKRIALARTLILSPEIILYDEPTTGLDPATSKEISELIVKMQEKFDVTSIVVTHDMPCAKIVSSRIKILKDGTFFKEGTFDELEKSDDEFVKGFFEFY; from the coding sequence ATGACGGATAAGCTCGACCAAAATGATAAAGACCTTAAATTGGCGCCCCCTGATCCGGTTGACCCAAAAAAGCTTACGAAAGAAAACAGTATTCTTTTTCTTGAAGATATCCAAAAATCATTCGGCAGTAAGCAGGTATTAAAAGATATTCACCTTGCTGTCAAGAAAAAAGAAACTATCTCTATATTAGGTAAGTCCGGTACTGGTAAGTCTGTTATTTTAAAATGCATCATTGGTCTACTAAAACCCGATTTTGGTGAAGTATATGCTTTCCAGGAAGAAATAACGGGAATGAATAGAAGCCAGCTCGAAAAAGTCCGTCAGCGAATGGGCTTCCTGTTCCAGGGTGGGGCGTTATACGATTCTATGACAGTAAGAGAAAATCTTAAATTCCCTCTCGAAAGACAGCCGGATAAAATAAGCGAAGCTGAGATGGAAGAGAAAGCTGAGAATGTACTTAGAGAGGTAAGCCTGCTGGATGCTATAGACAAAATGCCTTCGGAATTATCCGGAGGTATGCTTAAACGGATAGCGCTCGCAAGAACGCTCATTTTAAGCCCGGAGATAATATTATACGATGAACCGACAACAGGACTGGATCCTGCTACATCAAAAGAAATAAGCGAACTTATTGTGAAAATGCAGGAAAAATTCGATGTAACATCTATCGTTGTAACACATGATATGCCATGCGCAAAAATAGTATCTTCAAGGATCAAAATATTAAAGGACGGGACGTTCTTTAAAGAAGGTACTTTTGATGAACTCGAAAAATCGGATGATGAATTCGTAAAAGGGTTCTTCGAATTTTATTAA
- a CDS encoding 4Fe-4S dicluster domain-containing protein, producing MINTIIFAIVLFGALGFFAYSVKNFLSYLKLGKSENRWDNIKQRLINTFEIAFLQTKLFRRRFAGFLHFCIYWGFLVLGIVVLEGFIEGFFPGFSLSFLGPLYNVITFTQDFFGALVFVIVTLSLIRRYVGTPKRLENISSGSRLDATFILLLILLVMVTMFGTSVERIMLGESTGYRPISTMIANLIGGNGSEFMYRFFWWGHNIVVLSFLNYLPYSKHFHVLSSVPNTFFSNYRIEPNGVLKPINFEDESIEQYGVKDIEDLTWKQMLDGYTCTECGRCTEVCPANLTGKMLNPKMIVTKIRRRVEDKGPLAVKGIKEDPILDKDLVHDYITPQELWACTTCRACVQECPVMIDHVTSIVDMRRDLAMMESDFPPELNTVFKNLENNESPWAFGADARNEWIDELSKEMEQENKDNKLKKLSEIGSAEELDVVFWSGCAGAFDKRYRNVTKSFAKLLSEAGIKFGVLGSEEKCTGDPARRLGNEFLAVQFIEQNIETFKNYKVKKVVTACPHCMHTLKNEYSKFGLELDVTHHSEYIDKLLEEKKITPKKEIKSKTTYHDSCYLGRYNNVYTPPRESLESIPGIDVVEMTRSKDKGLCCGAGGGRMFMEEHEGKRVNIERTEEALETGATTIASACPFCMTMLTDGVKAKEKAETVAVKDIAELVLESVDPSAYTKPEEGHLKEEEQ from the coding sequence ATGATAAATACCATCATATTTGCGATAGTTCTTTTCGGAGCGCTGGGATTTTTTGCATATTCGGTAAAGAATTTCCTCTCGTACCTAAAACTCGGGAAGAGCGAAAACAGGTGGGATAATATCAAGCAAAGGCTTATTAATACGTTCGAGATCGCCTTTCTCCAGACAAAATTATTTAGACGAAGATTCGCGGGATTTTTACATTTCTGTATCTATTGGGGATTCCTTGTACTTGGTATTGTAGTGCTCGAAGGATTCATTGAAGGTTTCTTCCCCGGATTCTCACTCTCTTTCCTCGGACCTCTATATAACGTTATTACATTCACACAGGATTTCTTTGGAGCACTGGTATTTGTGATAGTGACTCTATCGCTGATCAGAAGATATGTCGGTACTCCAAAGCGACTCGAAAATATTAGCAGCGGTTCTCGCCTCGATGCAACTTTCATACTTTTACTGATATTACTCGTAATGGTAACGATGTTCGGAACAAGCGTCGAAAGAATAATGCTGGGCGAGTCCACGGGTTATAGACCGATTTCCACTATGATAGCAAATCTCATCGGTGGTAATGGGTCGGAATTTATGTACAGGTTCTTTTGGTGGGGACATAATATAGTTGTGCTTTCGTTTTTAAACTATCTTCCCTATTCGAAACACTTCCACGTGCTTTCATCGGTGCCAAATACTTTCTTTTCAAATTACCGTATTGAACCGAACGGAGTGCTGAAACCGATCAACTTTGAGGACGAGAGCATCGAACAATACGGCGTAAAAGACATCGAAGACCTTACCTGGAAACAGATGCTGGATGGCTATACATGTACGGAGTGCGGAAGATGTACCGAGGTCTGTCCTGCCAATTTGACCGGAAAGATGCTGAACCCGAAGATGATCGTAACAAAAATACGAAGACGCGTTGAAGACAAAGGTCCCCTCGCTGTTAAAGGTATTAAAGAAGACCCGATACTTGACAAAGATCTCGTTCACGACTACATAACTCCTCAGGAACTCTGGGCTTGCACTACGTGCAGAGCATGTGTACAGGAATGCCCCGTAATGATCGACCATGTTACGTCTATCGTTGATATGAGGAGAGACCTCGCAATGATGGAATCCGACTTCCCTCCTGAGCTCAATACCGTCTTCAAGAACCTTGAAAACAATGAATCGCCATGGGCATTCGGAGCAGATGCTAGAAATGAATGGATAGATGAGCTTTCCAAAGAAATGGAGCAGGAGAATAAAGATAATAAGCTCAAAAAACTGAGTGAGATAGGTTCTGCTGAAGAATTGGATGTCGTTTTTTGGTCCGGATGCGCGGGAGCTTTCGACAAGAGGTACAGGAACGTTACAAAGTCGTTCGCTAAACTTCTTAGCGAAGCAGGAATAAAATTTGGAGTACTCGGCAGTGAAGAAAAATGCACGGGCGACCCTGCAAGGAGGCTTGGTAACGAATTCCTCGCGGTACAGTTTATCGAGCAGAATATTGAGACTTTTAAAAATTACAAAGTAAAAAAAGTTGTAACGGCATGCCCACATTGCATGCATACGTTGAAAAACGAATATTCAAAATTTGGTTTAGAGTTGGACGTTACTCACCACTCTGAATACATAGACAAGCTGTTAGAGGAGAAAAAGATTACTCCAAAAAAAGAAATTAAATCCAAAACAACATATCACGACTCATGCTATCTTGGCAGGTATAATAATGTCTATACCCCTCCGCGAGAGTCACTGGAATCAATACCCGGCATTGATGTAGTAGAGATGACTCGCTCGAAAGACAAGGGTTTGTGCTGTGGCGCCGGAGGCGGCAGGATGTTCATGGAGGAGCATGAAGGCAAACGCGTTAATATAGAAAGAACAGAGGAAGCATTGGAAACTGGTGCAACTACGATCGCATCTGCATGTCCATTCTGTATGACGATGCTTACCGATGGTGTAAAAGCTAAAGAGAAAGCTGAAACTGTTGCTGTTAAGGATATTGCAGAGCTTGTACTCGAGAGTGTAGACCCCTCGGCGTATACTAAGCCGGAAGAGGGTCATTTAAAAGAAGAAGAACAATAA